ATATATCACTGCAGGTCTGACAGATTGGTAGTTTGTCAGGTAGCCTGGAAGGAAGCCACCTCTTCCCACACAGGGCAATGACGGGTATGCCCATAACATATGAACGAGTTATCTCCCCCTTCCTGGCATAGTGCGCAAGACCATCGCCATCATCCTGTCCGACCATATCCTCTATAGCATCATGACACGGTCCATACGAGCGCGCAGAGTCAATAACCGTTGTAGCAAAGTGATCAAGAACATCAATCATATATGTAGTGTATACGAGGGCAGTTGATTGCCATTGGTGTTTAAGGGTTGTTTGTAAATCATTTGTTGATTTACCCCGCGGGTACTGGCCGCTGGGTCAGGATTCATCGCTTGCAGGGCATTGTCATAAGACAAGCGTAGAAATTTACAGGCAAGTACTCTTTATAAGAGGAAGGGAAGGGCAACCAGTCCAGAGCCTAGAAATAGACCTGATAATCCAGTGACAAGCATCACCCACCATGGCAAGCGAGCACGCCCGTTACTAGTGGACAATTGCTTAGTTGTGTCAGTAGTAGGTGCAGGTTCTGATGGAGCAGTCACTGTAGTTGGTGATGTAGTTGGTGCGGCGGGAGGCACTGGGTGCACTACTGGCACCGAAGGCCGCTGTGGTTTGGAAGTTGGTTGTGAAGTCGGTTTGGCAGGTAAGGGCCGCGGGTTATTATGAGGCACCGGTGGCCTCTGTTGTGCCGGTGGTTTGCTAGAGGGTTTGGCCGGCACGGGCTTGTGAGGCACCGGTGGTTTGCTAGAGGGTTTACGCTGATAGAACTCTCTACAGACCGGTTTAGGTGCTGAGCTCCCGCGCTGGCGATACGCAAAAAGAAAAGTACCCAAACAGTTATAGTTTCGGGTGGCAAACACATGGGCACCGGCCCGACCGGCATATGCGTGAGAGGCGGGCGTGATAAAGACAAGGGCTAGAAGAAGGGCAGAAACTCCGGTAAGGCAAACCGGCATGCTAATGCGGGATATCCCCCCCCCCGACGGATTTTGAAACAGCTTACGCGCAACGCCAATCATTCTCGCACCCACTCACTCCAGTTATTTGTCCGGTCATTTGCCATACCCTGGTTATTCGTCATACTCCGGTCATTTGCCATACATCCGCTGCAAAGAATTGTTATTCATGACCTAGCCATCCCAAACAGCACGATAAACAGGACAATATAACAAACAGCACAGCATAATAATCAGGACGGTGGGACAGGACCCACCAGTACGTGGCGATTTTAGCATATTTTTTACCGCGATCAGAAACAGATACATCACGATATCCATAGGATGCGGGACGATTGATTGCGAGGTCCATTAAATAATGGTGGGCCTTGCAGGCTACCACTTACCAAATATTTCGCATGTATTACGCGAAAGTTGAGTGCATAATTGATCGATATTCTCTTGCCTTATTTCTGCCAGGGCCCTTACGGTATGGGCAAGCATATAGGAGGAATTCATGAAACCCCTAAAAGGGGAGGGGGTTAGAAATGGCGCATCTGTTTCCACCAGAAGCAATTCTTTTGGAACTTTTGCAAATATTTTTTGCATTTCTCTCGCGTTTTTAAAGGTAATGATTCCAGAGCATGACATGTACCATCCGTTCTTTATGCAAATTTCAAGCATCTGTTCATCACCGGAAAAGCAATGAAAAATCGTCCTATCAGGGGCACCGGCACGCAACAAGCATTCAATAACGTCCCGATGTGCATCTCGATCATGAATTTGAAGTGCCAAATTATGTTCTTTTGCAATTTGTATATGCGCATCAAAGCTAAATCTCTGAGCTGCTCGATATAAATCACTCTGTGTGCGGAAATAATCCAGGCCAGTTTCACCAATTGCTCGCACTCTTTTACTACCAGCGAGGTTCGCGATCTGTGTCAAACTCTTTTCAAGAGCTTTTGCTGGGGGTATGCATTTTTCACACTCTGTGTGTGGTTGGCCTTCAACTCGGTGTGTGGCATCATTTGCCTTTTTATAGATATCCGCAGCGTCATTTGGATGAATTGCTACAGCAGCAAGAATTCTCTGATCTTGCATTGCAAGCTCCACGGATGCATGGCTGGTGTTAACATCAGTGCCAACCTGAAGAACCCCAATTACATTTACCGCCTCAGCGCGGTCTAATTGATCTTTGTAATCTGTGCCAGGCGCAAGATGGGTATGAGAGTCATAAACCGGGGAGGGTAGGGTAAGCGGCAATGGGGGATATGTTGATGCTTTATCTGCCATCCCATGTATTCTATTCCATTTTGAGGTGTTTGTTTTGCCATTATTTGCCAGTACCTTTGGGTTATACGGGGGTGTGTTGCGGCCGCGCATACTACTCGTTACAGAATCCCAAAATCTCGCTATTTAGATATACATATTCTTATGTAAACGTGTTAGAATTTGAGGGTGGTTACAGTGTTGTATCCGCTTCTTGTGTTTTGCTGTGGGCGGTGTTCTTCGCCTGTCTAAGAAAGGGTGGTGCGCATGAAAGCGCTTGTTTATCACGGACCTGGAAAAAGGAGTCTGGACACAGTTGATGACCCGACTATAAAGCTTGGCACGGATGTCATCCTTGAAATGGAGACTACTACGATATGCGGTAGTGATCTTCATATCCTCAAAGGTGATGTTGCGGCCGTGAAACCGGGTACTGTGCTCGGACATGAAGGGATTGGGAAGATAGTTGAGGTCGGTAAAGACGTTAAATCCCATTCGGTTGGCGATCGTGTTATCGTCTCT
The sequence above is a segment of the Tropheryma whipplei str. Twist genome. Coding sequences within it:
- a CDS encoding DUF3039 domain-containing protein, with the translated sequence MIDVLDHFATTVIDSARSYGPCHDAIEDMVGQDDGDGLAHYARKGEITRSYVMGIPVIALCGKRWLPSRLPDKLPICQTCSDIYNSLSD
- a CDS encoding TatD family hydrolase → MRGRNTPPYNPKVLANNGKTNTSKWNRIHGMADKASTYPPLPLTLPSPVYDSHTHLAPGTDYKDQLDRAEAVNVIGVLQVGTDVNTSHASVELAMQDQRILAAVAIHPNDAADIYKKANDATHRVEGQPHTECEKCIPPAKALEKSLTQIANLAGSKRVRAIGETGLDYFRTQSDLYRAAQRFSFDAHIQIAKEHNLALQIHDRDAHRDVIECLLRAGAPDRTIFHCFSGDEQMLEICIKNGWYMSCSGIITFKNAREMQKIFAKVPKELLLVETDAPFLTPSPFRGFMNSSYMLAHTVRALAEIRQENIDQLCTQLSRNTCEIFGKW